Genomic window (Mya arenaria isolate MELC-2E11 chromosome 16, ASM2691426v1):
taaaatcacgtgatcacaaatataatgaaaccATTTTAAACTATATCTGATGACAATGAACACTTTACGAAATAAGTAAGCAAATATGGCAAGTAAGGTAACACCTACATCACTGGGCATCTTCACCACGAAGCCAAAATTTCCAAACTATGCAATACCAACAAAACGATTGGAATCCTTCACAGAATCATCAACACCGTGGCCAGATGATAGTCACATTGACGTGAAGGAATTAGTTTCTGCTGGCCTAGTATACTCAGGTGTGGGCGATGCTGTCCGTTGTTACTATTGCGGCGGTGGTCTAAAACATTGGGAGATCGGTGATGATCCGATGTATGAACATGCGAGATGGTTTCCAACGTGTCCGCATATCGTTATTTGTAAGGGAAAAGATTACGTTGAAAAAGCAAGGCTGGGTGAACATCCATCCATATCAAAACAAAAGGAAAAGGTAAACCAATCCGATGAACAGGAATCATCAATTTCACGCCAAGAAACAGCCATGGAAGCAGCGGCTGAGTTTGGTTACCACATGGATTGGATACGCATAGCCGCTAGAATATACAGTGAAAGAGAAGGTCCGAATTCGCAGTTTCAAGCGAGCGATCTTATGTCAATTCTGATGGAGATGGAAGACGATCCAAGTATGGCGATAAACTATACTGCTGGTTCTGGTTCTTGCTGTGTAACTGAACAATCCCAAGATAGTCCATCAAATGGGCTAGAAACTGATCTAGAAGCATTGCAAGAAGAAAATCAAAATCTGAAGGATAagcaaaattgcaaaatttgtcTTGAATGTCTTGCCGATGTGATCTTCCTTCCTTGTGGGCATATTGTAACTTGTCCACAGTGTGCTCACGCCAACAGTCAATGCCCTATTTGTCGCAAAGATATATTGGGCTTAGTCAAATGTCAATTTGCCGAATATTCGGAGATGGATGACGATGGTGTATATAAGACATCAAATCATTAATAATAtcgacaaaacaaaaatactgtttaagtttcatattttattttcatttcattttggaGTGAAGTAATGTCGTGTCTGATTGAATGTCGGAGAGAATCGCCATACAGAGAATaactgtttaatgtttttgttatattgttcacaaattttgaaatgacgTTACATATTGAGCAGCGTCGCGCGATTTTAGGCCTTcggacatatatttgctattacaatgttttaaggtatttgaatgaaatgatatttcaggaatatattctgaaaaattcatgatgatatcacttaaattgcgtTAGATACGTGCTTACAAGTAAGaccatgtattgcgcattttgaatactaaatttgacgtcataCAAATGACGTCGTTACGAaagcacattattcaaatgaagtGCAAACttaatgtatcaatattacaactagcttataatttagattattttcttatcacagAATCTTCAAGGACcattaattaagataaaaataattaatcatgttttgtatttttaatacatttggccattttaaacacagactattaTTCCGGACAAAATATGTCGGGACaaaatccatggttgctatggaaacatgagtaaaccaatggtcataaattatCGAGAAAATTATGCACCAATGACAAatcttaaaaagaaagaagtttggaagaaattgatttacatagaaaaaatcattatttttggcattttttactaatgattatttcatttgcagtcattatgtccgaaggccctAATCGCGCGACGCGGCTCATATATAAAACTTGTGTATCAGgagtgtttattatttattttatcatttcagaATAGATGATGTGTCTATGCATATATTATGTTATGGTGcaatatagtatatatttaaaatagttattcTGTAACTGTTATTGCTTGATCTAATTTTGATAGAAACGAATTCCAGAAATTACTActtttctttacattttcaacattttaccccaaaagttatattttagaAACAATGATGTGTCAAAACACTTGGTATGTTATGGTGctgtataatttgtattaaatagagttattttagtatttttattggTATGTctaatttttatataaacaaattccTGAAATTACTACTTCTGTTTACTTTTTCCAAAATTTTACCCCAAACATTCTTATTTCAGAACATATGATGAGTCTATACATAAGGTATGTTATGGTGCTGTAAAACATCTTTTTACTACAGTTTTTCTGGTATTTTGTTGCTGAAACTAATTTTGATGCAGACTTATTCCAGAAACTCCTACTTTGATTACATTGGATGGGGGAAATGAATAATTTTGGAACAGAAATAAAgctgaacataaaaataatgaattgttaCGTTACGTTTTTCAGACAGTTAAGTGACACATTAATGCTAATTGAGGAATCCAAAAAAGATGCGTGGTTTCTTGAGTAGTTTTGAGTAGTATATATCAATTGCGTTTTTCGAATCTAAGAGAGacttggttgtccggttagcgcagtgttTAGCGCACTCGTTTTCTCGAACGGGTACGATTACCAACATgggcgtatgtgagtttggttagtggtcaccaagccgaacaAGTGCGTTTTCTATGGGAACTCCGGTTTACATCACATCACAAGACAACACTAcgtgcaacatcgtgccaacaattgtgacttagtataagctatcagagctttcttcacaatcgtaaaatatataacgtttaaactaaATCTTAGACTTTTAGGTCTAATTCAGATTTATGATTCCTAAGTGTGGGGTCCTTAgttttaactgctaaattgaaattactacgcgatctacttgaagcgtagttaaatgtaaaaataaatccgACATTGTAGAAAGTCCATTTACATCCGATGATGTTTcgaaggaaaatggccgaggtattCCGATTGTTAGCAGTAGTTTTGCATTGTGGAAACGCCTCTTTGGACGAAACATTGTCTGTAATATCAAATACgatttaatgttaacatattcTATCTCTATACAGCAAACTATTTCaaattacacaaaaataaaaatggaatcACAGGCATTGGAAATTATCTTGCATACAGAGTAAACCGTAAACCATATGGGATAGTTGTTCAGAACCTTGTTTAAATTATCTACGTTTtaaacgtcatcgttgttatcTTTCAATTTTTTACTGCTCCAtgagtttaatggatacacttgtgatcggCTGTGTTTCTAACAGGTTTTGAGTCAACCAATTCACATGTACGAGTTAGAGTACgagtacttgttttatttaagtatatgaGCACCTTATCAATTAATTGAGTTTAAAAGTCAACAAAGATttcgttaatcacgttgttaaatttaaaaaaaagttctcAGCAGTCGGCCCAATGTttaattttctgatattttgtGAAGAGCTTTAGCTGTGCATTGTAAAAAGAACCAGAAATGTCTTATTTGTATTCTATGGTAGTTTTGCTCGCCATGTTTTGTGTCACGTGGTATGTGACGACCCATTTAGATATGATATAAAGTAAAAAGCGGCCCGATTcgcttaaaatatgtttttcttttttcttttttcttgaatGTCAACGAAACATTTTATTgagggtggggtgggggggggggtatgtaCACTGCACTTAGCTCTTGAGTTATATCTTTTTCATCAAACGTCATGAGAAAATGCTCAGATTGTATAACCAGATTGTTTCTGTCCTCAGCATACACTTATACGACGGGCACACATGTTGCCATGAAACGTGGGTGATTATTACTGTGTAAACATGCAACATTCCGTTGCGCTGACCTTTCCAATTAAAGTCCCAGACCCACTTAGGattaaataattagagaaaACATTGCATATCAAGCAAAAATAAAAGTGTGAAATAAAGTTTGGTAGTTAATGGTAAAACTTCGAGGTAACTATAATAAAATCTCAAataatgttaatagtaaaaCTCCGAGGTTAAAGTTAACACGaaactttattaaacaaaaacggatggttaatacaaatacaaagcGAATCCCTTACTCGACCACTGACTCACTATATGCTAGTGAGGTAGATAAGTGAGTGGAACATAGCACTATTCACAAACAGTACCTGAGCAGTTGCCGGACTCTTTTCGATGTTTTAGACTGGAGAAATAactagaaaaaaatgaacatttcaatatgaaatatcacaTGAAGAAAATAAGCttcagtttataaaataaatgtgatgcaaATCGAatgacaaaacaacaacaacaatgctgtTTATTGAAATCCTGTCGACGTAATGTGTCAATACTAACTGTCTTATTAAGTCGCTTTTCTTCAGTTGAAAACTGTAATTAAGATTAATTTgttcaaacaaataatggtttaaCAAATAACTTCCTAGTTAAAAATTGATAATTCTTAGTATATAAAGCAACATAGAATTTTGAGCAGtaagaaagtcacgtgatatgcaaatttcgtaacgAAGTCGTTCGCGCTAGGTTAAGATTAAACTTCCGCATTTgctgcttttttattttgataaaaggtTTTTTTAACATCCTGTGGGTTAAGAAAGGTAAAAAAAGTTTAAGATAGGCCCATTTggatattcatatgaaaaaccAGTTTACATCACTAAGACGTACTGGGACTTTAATGATTATAAAGGACAACCCGCCATTTTATTGTTGTAAGTGCATTAACAGTATGTGTTCACATATGTAATGTCTAACTTTTCTATCCACAAATGCGCATAATAGGGCAACAATAGTTTTCTGTTATCAAAAgctatgtatatgtatataatgctTTAGAAATTTGATACACACACAATAAAAGTATCTCTGGCATTGTTAAAAGCCgaaaacacttcatttttaactttcaatacttttttatatagaaacaaaacataaaagaatATACATCACAAGGCAACTAAAATACTTAGGATCTGGGCAAAAAAAGGGTAGTTCGGGAAAccgtagaaaaaaatatttctttacgCTTAAAGGAAATCCCCTATAAGCCGATGTCCAGTTTCATGGATTAGATGTTTGCTCGAGATCGTCACTTGTTAGTTTttccgttgttgttttttgtccagTAGGATAACGACATCACTCGATGATTATCttgattaaaaatacatttgcatgTCTTTTGTCCTTGATTATAATGTGAATATTTCATCTGTCCATTGATCGGACAGTTTTGAACATTTACAACTTTGTCCGGCGCTATGTGGAACCAAATAAACGTGCTGGATCATCTCTATGTCCGAAACAATGGAGCTATGTATGaccaaaatgttcaaaaatcaCATTCTTACATTAAGTGAAATATGTGACCACGAATACAAATCGATCTGTGAAACTGGGTTGAATCATTCCtggatcaaaatgcagtacttataaccccaTTGGACAGATCATCTTTAACcaacagggccattgtaactttaaacaatcattgtaaaagacaactacatacaagatgcttaaggaagtagtttggaaaaattaagaattattttctccgtcttaatttgtatgcattagataactcaataaatgcagcagttggccattcttgtattgtcctctatCACTGTCCTGAacgctccctatctcaatagttgcaaaaggttgtaggttcataattctcctggtccaat
Coding sequences:
- the LOC128221753 gene encoding baculoviral IAP repeat-containing protein 7-like → MASKVTPTSLGIFTTKPKFPNYAIPTKRLESFTESSTPWPDDSHIDVKELVSAGLVYSGVGDAVRCYYCGGGLKHWEIGDDPMYEHARWFPTCPHIVICKGKDYVEKARLGEHPSISKQKEKVNQSDEQESSISRQETAMEAAAEFGYHMDWIRIAARIYSEREGPNSQFQASDLMSILMEMEDDPSMAINYTAGSGSCCVTEQSQDSPSNGLETDLEALQEENQNLKDKQNCKICLECLADVIFLPCGHIVTCPQCAHANSQCPICRKDILGLVKCQFAEYSEMDDDGVYKTSNH